From Kiritimatiellales bacterium, a single genomic window includes:
- a CDS encoding MATE family efflux transporter, giving the protein MKKKIDLTEGSLGRHILRMTPPMVLGFLSMVIFNISDAWFLSRLGITYLAAIGYTFPLVMIFQNIGMGIALGTASCVSRAIGKNDTDHVRHLTSYSILLAAVVLVVMSIAGQLLLRYLLEAMGAKGETFAAAQTYMRIWFCYAPFGILPMIGHNAMRATGNTLQPGLIIASGALLNLILDPLLIFGIGIFPALGMAGASIATGIARLWMLIWCFSLLYFRFNLLSFQWTGVRKMLEAWRDVLYVAAPAAATNMLMPVTNGIILRIISGFGQHAIAATTAGQRIEGIAYMIPMAMGSTLVPILGQNWGARRLDRVRGAWIRTNCYGSVYSVLCLILVFFFGRQIAGIFSHKPEVNRLIVIYLRIMLSGAIMLHMLVHSGFAFNAIGKPIHASVLTAVRLLLFVLPLAWLGSKLAGVAGIYFGNSLGHVLAGTVAILWFSGTLRKIRKNELADKQINKL; this is encoded by the coding sequence ATGAAAAAGAAAATTGATCTGACCGAAGGGTCGCTCGGGCGGCATATTCTGCGGATGACACCGCCGATGGTGCTGGGGTTCCTATCGATGGTGATTTTCAATATATCTGATGCGTGGTTTCTTTCACGGCTCGGAATCACATATCTCGCCGCGATCGGTTATACGTTTCCGCTGGTGATGATTTTTCAGAATATCGGCATGGGGATCGCGCTGGGAACGGCGTCATGTGTAAGCCGCGCAATCGGCAAAAACGATACCGATCACGTCCGGCATCTCACCAGTTACAGCATACTGCTTGCCGCTGTGGTATTAGTCGTTATGTCGATCGCCGGACAGTTGCTGCTGCGTTATCTGCTGGAAGCGATGGGGGCCAAGGGTGAAACATTCGCCGCCGCACAAACCTATATGCGCATCTGGTTCTGTTATGCTCCATTTGGCATTCTGCCGATGATCGGTCATAACGCAATGCGCGCCACCGGCAATACGCTGCAGCCCGGACTGATTATTGCGTCGGGTGCACTGCTGAATTTAATTCTCGATCCGCTGCTCATTTTCGGCATCGGAATTTTTCCGGCGCTCGGTATGGCCGGCGCATCGATTGCGACAGGAATTGCGCGGCTGTGGATGCTTATCTGGTGTTTTTCGCTGCTGTATTTTCGGTTTAATCTGCTCTCATTTCAGTGGACCGGCGTGCGCAAAATGCTGGAAGCGTGGCGTGATGTGCTTTATGTCGCCGCGCCAGCTGCCGCGACCAATATGCTGATGCCGGTTACTAACGGAATTATTTTACGCATAATTTCCGGCTTCGGGCAGCATGCGATCGCTGCGACGACCGCCGGACAGCGCATTGAAGGAATCGCGTATATGATTCCGATGGCGATGGGCAGCACGCTTGTACCGATCCTCGGGCAGAACTGGGGGGCGCGCCGGCTCGATCGCGTGCGCGGCGCATGGATTCGCACAAACTGTTACGGTAGTGTATATTCTGTTCTCTGTCTGATTCTCGTTTTCTTTTTCGGGCGGCAGATTGCCGGGATTTTCAGCCATAAACCTGAAGTGAACCGTCTGATTGTTATTTATCTGCGCATCATGCTCTCCGGCGCGATCATGCTGCACATGCTGGTTCACAGCGGGTTCGCTTTTAACGCCATCGGCAAACCGATTCATGCATCAGTCCTTACCGCTGTGAGGCTGCTGCTGTTCGTGCTGCCGCTGGCGTGGCTCGGCTCCAAACTCGCCGGCGTGGCGGGAATTTATTTCGGTAACTCGCTCGGTCATGTTCTCGCCGGCACCGTCGCTATTCTCTGGTTTTCCGGCACACTCAGGAAAATCAGAAAAAACGAATTAGCGGATAAGCAGATCAATAAATTATAG
- a CDS encoding UvrD-helicase domain-containing protein, producing MNLIFNASAGTGKTWQVTELYTALVLGSAHEHLPENRAPVPAEQLLLMTFTDNAAAELRARVARKLLAAETGALNSGDDETAAIARRALRSMPAANISTIHAFCAGLLREFALDAGLSPDFQTLDDDARDVLLNDVLRRTIIQALETDANFRTFCAGLSVLGDFDSSVIKTMRALLEKAASRGLDLSDAGALLPPPEHTVDRIHFEKIYDELCALGTTTKTGMEAEIRLKAAVDHFPNVKMIAQLPKFGRVNKALSDELSALKKQFLAEFFYAQEFDMFKAFAQCLSTASQEFTAVKRARDAVDFDDQLLLVRDLLKRNPDGVSFDWIIVDEVQDTSRVQFEIIKALWRAETNLVICGDRKQSIYAWRSADPDVMPDIEKLMAARGGLKQVALKKSFRSKDRVLTAVNELFAGLYPDYHNAALEPAPELNALTESGKGACVEFLAPDSEDCSTDEEMAAVARRIKLLVHENAWCPEFGYDEQAKRFVEKAPVQYGDILILLRRAKYQTILEQALRKADIPYTSGGKGAALFKQQEVRDMLLFLQTLCEPENDLALVGTMRSPFAGLSDEQIVAFGWNGETFDREILRRNFFESGVPAAERILRYRKLIGEKTASALVRDAVRETAFDAVLAGNSNGGQSLANFKKALDWLRTAERGGQTLLPDVVRRFEKAIKTPPRGSAAEALLPDREQNAVTIMTAHGAKGLTKRVCFVPDISFGDMSNTFFAQFTDAGKLEMNITGISGAKMETPGWDAARTADKDVRQLEQTNVFYVAMTRARDLIVFSGAGTSKPTGWLKQSEQFISNAGTDILKIRKFSEIPEIEFRAQDSGLRVEDVKFVPLKVPAGVERKTVTELVKIEKEKDHPLAAYYPPLKNPALFGTLGHTVLEELAKNNWNGEIPALVKLFEAETGAVETELLIPQLEATRKFLRTATAGATQLFVEYPFVLKHDDFIIDGTIDLLVRFPAGWKIFDYKFSGESPENARKIYAPQLNTYQDAVKKLHDGAPVSATLILIRDTVETVEL from the coding sequence ATGAATCTGATTTTCAACGCCTCCGCCGGGACGGGGAAAACGTGGCAGGTTACGGAGCTGTACACGGCGCTGGTGCTCGGGTCAGCCCACGAACATCTGCCGGAAAACCGCGCGCCGGTGCCGGCGGAACAGCTTTTACTGATGACATTTACAGATAACGCCGCCGCCGAACTGCGCGCACGCGTCGCCCGGAAACTGCTCGCCGCTGAAACCGGTGCACTGAATTCCGGCGACGATGAAACTGCGGCGATAGCACGGCGCGCACTGCGGTCGATGCCGGCGGCAAACATTTCAACCATTCATGCATTTTGCGCCGGACTTCTGCGCGAGTTCGCGCTGGACGCCGGCCTGTCGCCGGATTTTCAAACGCTGGACGACGATGCGCGCGATGTTCTGCTCAATGATGTGCTGCGCCGGACAATAATTCAAGCGCTCGAAACCGATGCGAATTTCCGTACGTTTTGCGCCGGACTTTCAGTGCTCGGCGACTTTGATTCGAGCGTGATTAAAACCATGCGCGCACTGCTTGAAAAAGCGGCGAGCCGCGGGCTGGATCTTTCAGATGCTGGAGCGCTGCTTCCGCCGCCGGAACATACAGTCGACCGGATTCATTTTGAAAAAATTTATGATGAACTCTGTGCGCTTGGTACAACGACGAAAACAGGAATGGAAGCTGAAATACGGCTAAAGGCGGCGGTTGATCATTTCCCCAATGTGAAAATGATTGCGCAGCTCCCGAAATTCGGACGTGTAAACAAAGCATTGTCGGATGAGTTATCCGCGCTGAAAAAACAGTTTCTTGCTGAATTTTTTTATGCGCAGGAGTTCGACATGTTCAAAGCGTTTGCGCAATGTCTGTCGACCGCATCACAAGAATTTACAGCGGTGAAACGCGCACGCGATGCGGTGGATTTTGACGATCAGCTCCTGCTGGTTCGCGATCTGCTAAAACGAAACCCGGATGGCGTAAGTTTTGACTGGATCATTGTCGATGAAGTTCAGGACACGTCGCGCGTGCAGTTTGAAATTATTAAAGCACTGTGGCGTGCGGAAACAAATCTGGTGATTTGCGGCGACCGCAAGCAGTCGATTTATGCATGGCGCAGCGCTGATCCGGATGTGATGCCGGATATTGAAAAACTGATGGCGGCGCGCGGCGGATTAAAACAGGTTGCATTGAAAAAAAGTTTTCGCAGCAAAGACCGCGTACTGACGGCAGTGAACGAACTGTTCGCCGGTTTATATCCTGATTATCACAACGCTGCGCTGGAACCGGCACCGGAATTAAATGCTCTGACAGAAAGCGGTAAAGGTGCGTGTGTTGAATTTCTCGCGCCGGATTCTGAAGACTGTTCGACTGACGAAGAAATGGCGGCGGTCGCGCGCCGGATTAAGTTATTGGTTCACGAGAACGCGTGGTGCCCGGAGTTCGGCTATGATGAACAGGCAAAACGTTTCGTTGAAAAGGCACCGGTACAATACGGCGATATTTTAATTTTATTAAGGCGGGCGAAGTACCAGACGATACTGGAGCAGGCGCTGCGCAAAGCAGATATTCCGTATACATCCGGCGGCAAGGGCGCTGCGCTGTTTAAACAGCAGGAAGTACGCGATATGCTTTTATTCCTGCAAACGCTGTGCGAGCCGGAAAATGATCTGGCGCTGGTCGGAACTATGCGTTCGCCGTTTGCCGGGCTTTCTGATGAACAGATTGTTGCGTTCGGCTGGAACGGAGAGACGTTTGACCGCGAAATCCTGCGCCGCAATTTCTTTGAAAGCGGAGTTCCGGCGGCGGAACGGATTTTGCGCTATCGAAAACTGATCGGCGAAAAAACGGCGTCGGCACTCGTGCGTGATGCGGTTCGTGAAACGGCCTTCGACGCTGTGCTCGCTGGAAATTCCAACGGCGGACAAAGCCTGGCAAATTTTAAAAAGGCGCTCGATTGGCTGCGCACCGCGGAACGCGGCGGACAAACGCTGCTGCCGGATGTGGTGCGCCGGTTTGAAAAAGCCATTAAAACGCCGCCGCGCGGCAGTGCGGCAGAAGCGCTGCTGCCGGACCGGGAGCAGAACGCCGTAACGATTATGACAGCGCACGGCGCAAAAGGGTTAACGAAACGCGTCTGCTTTGTGCCGGACATCAGTTTCGGAGATATGAGCAATACGTTCTTCGCGCAGTTTACCGATGCCGGAAAACTTGAAATGAATATCACCGGAATCTCCGGCGCAAAAATGGAAACGCCGGGCTGGGATGCCGCGCGCACTGCCGACAAAGACGTCCGGCAGCTGGAGCAGACAAATGTGTTTTATGTTGCGATGACGCGCGCGCGCGATCTGATCGTCTTTTCCGGCGCCGGCACATCAAAGCCGACCGGCTGGTTAAAGCAATCAGAACAATTTATTTCGAACGCCGGCACAGATATATTGAAGATTCGGAAATTTTCAGAAATACCGGAAATAGAGTTCCGCGCTCAGGATTCAGGGCTCAGGGTTGAGGATGTCAAATTTGTTCCATTAAAAGTTCCGGCGGGAGTTGAGCGGAAAACAGTGACGGAATTGGTTAAAATAGAAAAAGAAAAGGATCATCCACTTGCTGCTTATTATCCGCCACTAAAAAATCCGGCATTATTCGGAACACTGGGTCATACTGTGTTAGAAGAACTGGCCAAGAATAACTGGAATGGTGAAATTCCGGCGCTGGTAAAGTTGTTTGAAGCGGAAACCGGTGCAGTAGAAACAGAACTGCTGATTCCGCAGCTTGAGGCAACGCGCAAATTTTTACGCACCGCGACTGCCGGCGCGACACAGCTTTTTGTCGAATATCCGTTTGTATTGAAGCATGATGATTTCATTATCGACGGCACGATTGATCTGCTGGTGAGGTTTCCCGCCGGATGGAAAATTTTTGATTATAAATTTTCCGGTGAGTCGCCGGAAAATGCGCGTAAAATTTATGCGCCGCAACTTAATACATATCAGGACGCGGTGAAAAAACTGCATGATGGTGCGCCGGTTTCAGCTACGTTGATTTTAATTCGTGACACGGTGGAAACAGTCGAATTATAA